One genomic region from candidate division KSB1 bacterium encodes:
- a CDS encoding aminotransferase class V-fold PLP-dependent enzyme: MIYFDNTATSFPKPSCVLEAMAKFLNEVGANPGRSGHRLAIEAGRIVYSAREAVAELFHVADPMRIVFTSNVTEALNLALHGLLKSGDHVITSSMEHNSMMRPLRCLEQKGVGVTVVPCSQQGRLDPAAIESAIRPNTVMIALNHASNVVGTILPVAEVGQIARKHDLLLLVDAAQTAGVLPIDMERDAIDLLGFTGHKSLYGPMGTGGLIIGERVNLNKFEPIKCGGTGSRSEHESQPEFLPDKFESGTPNAVGLAGLNASLRWIFEQGIENIRSHEIRLTQRLLAGLKSIAGVEVYGEQQAEKQIATVSFNIRGKAPSDIGLRLDEEFGILCRVGLHCSPASHKTIGTFPIGTVRFGLGFFNTEAEVDFAIAAVRKLAEEER, translated from the coding sequence ATGATCTATTTCGACAACACCGCCACTTCCTTCCCCAAGCCGTCCTGCGTGCTGGAGGCGATGGCGAAATTTCTCAATGAAGTCGGCGCCAACCCTGGTCGCTCGGGACATCGGCTGGCCATTGAAGCGGGCCGAATTGTTTACAGTGCACGGGAGGCGGTGGCAGAACTGTTTCATGTCGCGGATCCCATGCGAATCGTGTTCACTTCCAATGTCACCGAGGCGTTGAACCTGGCGTTGCACGGTCTGCTAAAATCTGGCGATCATGTCATCACCAGCAGCATGGAGCACAATTCCATGATGCGGCCGTTGCGCTGCCTGGAGCAAAAGGGTGTCGGAGTGACCGTGGTTCCATGTTCCCAGCAGGGGAGGCTCGATCCAGCCGCTATCGAATCCGCCATTCGTCCCAACACCGTGATGATTGCGCTGAACCATGCTTCCAACGTGGTTGGAACGATTCTGCCTGTGGCTGAAGTGGGCCAGATCGCTCGAAAACATGATCTGCTGCTGCTGGTCGATGCGGCGCAGACGGCGGGAGTGTTGCCCATCGATATGGAAAGAGATGCCATCGATCTCCTGGGCTTTACGGGGCACAAATCGCTCTACGGGCCCATGGGCACAGGCGGCTTGATCATCGGCGAGCGGGTGAATTTGAATAAATTTGAGCCGATCAAATGCGGCGGCACGGGCAGTCGCTCCGAGCACGAAAGTCAGCCTGAATTTCTGCCCGATAAGTTCGAGAGCGGCACGCCCAATGCCGTGGGCCTGGCAGGATTGAACGCCAGCCTCCGCTGGATTTTTGAGCAGGGCATCGAGAACATTCGCTCCCATGAAATCCGTTTGACCCAGCGATTGCTGGCGGGGCTGAAATCCATTGCAGGAGTTGAGGTCTATGGGGAGCAGCAGGCCGAAAAACAGATCGCCACGGTGTCGTTCAATATTCGGGGCAAAGCACCATCAGATATCGGTTTGCGATTGGACGAAGAGTTCGGCATTCTTTGTCGGGTGGGATTGCATTGTTCGCCCGCTTCGCACAAGACCATCGGCACATTTCCCATAGGCACGGTGCGCTTCGGGCTGGGATTTTTCAACACCGAAGCTGAGGTCGATTTTGCCATCGCTGCTGTCAGAAAATTGGCTGAGGAGGAGCGATGA
- a CDS encoding tetratricopeptide repeat protein, whose translation MPSEACGKEAEAHYDVGICYAWLGKKDSAEVIFQQVINTYPDNMEVVAYSRYGLSWVDVQRGKFQPAIERLQQLLDQKIYSDKEFCARVQFEIGRIYLVFLHQAEQAEQAFRKVLENYPDAEVANHPFLAKLKGN comes from the coding sequence ATGCCTAGCGAAGCATGTGGCAAAGAGGCAGAGGCCCATTATGACGTCGGGATTTGCTATGCCTGGTTGGGCAAAAAGGATTCTGCTGAGGTGATATTCCAGCAGGTGATCAACACCTATCCTGACAATATGGAAGTGGTGGCATATTCCAGGTATGGGTTATCGTGGGTGGATGTTCAGCGGGGGAAATTTCAGCCAGCCATCGAGCGTTTGCAACAACTGTTGGATCAGAAAATTTATTCTGATAAGGAGTTTTGTGCCCGAGTACAATTTGAGATTGGGCGCATTTATCTGGTCTTTTTGCATCAGGCGGAGCAGGCTGAGCAAGCGTTTCGAAAGGTGCTGGAGAATTATCCCGATGCCGAAGTGGCCAACCATCCCTTCCTGGCTAAGCTGAAAGGGAACTAG